In a single window of the Raphanus sativus cultivar WK10039 unplaced genomic scaffold, ASM80110v3 Scaffold0201, whole genome shotgun sequence genome:
- the LOC130501457 gene encoding uncharacterized protein LOC130501457: MNVTVDLTRGSIDVLNHPTIMEFTVNQLSKSVCPSDGFCKEPSMKPAFLLAWSAFSRLVAFTMETAISTMSRNAERSVVILFDASFFRSSSAFANLLLATLKIIADNYPCRLYKAFIIDPPSFFSYIWKGVRPFVELSTLTTVITSLDYDETLDISHVALASSSCSRSASLRFNASSIKSTATNGSASSRFAFTVSHNSLKPWYLSFTDTSPLNAAVSTAASKVSPINARSLSLASPAARGLIDARPAACRKSVFPSTPLPEKTYRKTPLPSFFQSPVMFFRGDKNVVGGEKSSREAFAPYLKFYRRPYDETAYRSNLRGPRGFVSVVSSHVRCRHASLSQRY, encoded by the exons ATGAACGTCACAGTAGATCTCACGCGTGGTTCGATCGATGTTCTCAACCATCCTACAATCATGGAGTTCACAGTCAACCAGCTCTCCAAATCTGTGTGCCCTTCTGATGGTTTCTGCAAAGAACCATCGATGAAACCAGCCTTTCTCTTAGCTTGGAGTGC ATTTTCGCGGTTGGTGGCGTTCACGATGGAGACTGCGATATCGACCATGTCCAGAAACGCGGAACGGAGCGTTGTTATTCTCTTCGATGCAA GCTTTTTCAGATCATCGTCTGCCTTTGCAAATCTGCTTTTGGCGACCCTAAAGATTATTGCAGATAATTACCCATGCCGACTTTACAAGGCCTTTATCATCGATCCTCCCTCCTTTTTTTCTTACATTTGGAAG GGTGTACGTCCTTTCGTGGAGCTATCAACGCTCACGACTGTGATCACGTCGCTGGACTACGACGAGACGCTAGATATTAGCCACGTTGCATTAGCATCATCATCATGCTCTAGATCTGCCTCCCTACGTTTCAATGCATCGTCGATTAAATCAACGGCCACGAATGGTTCAGCTTCTTCAAGATTCGCCTTCACCGTATCTCATAACTCCTTAAAGCCGTGGTACCTTTCCTTCACCGACACGTCTCCTCTTAACGCCGCTGTCTCCACCGCAGCCTCTAAAGTTTCTCCGATCAACGCACGGTCGCTATCTTTAGCGTCTCCGGCGGCGCGTGGCTTAATAGACGCGAGACCAGCCGCATGCAGAAAGAGTGTGTTTCCTTCGACGCCGTTGCCGGAGAAGACGTACCGGAAAACACCACTTCCGTCTTTCTTTCAGTCTCCGGTGATGTTTTTTCGCGGGGATAAAAATGTTGTCGGAGGTGAGAAGTCATCACGTGAGGCGTTTGCACCGTACCTGAAATTCTACCGGAGGCCGTACGATGAGACGGCCTATAGGTCTAACCTACGGGGTCCACGTGGATTTGTGTCGGTCGTGTCTTCGCACGTAAGATGTCGCCATGCGTCTTTATCTCAACGGTACTAG
- the LOC108807444 gene encoding linoleate 9S-lipoxygenase 5: MIHTHIAEILCVKPKTKKTKTVEEDVKDKKTKKTMKIEGEVVVMKKNLLDFKDTMASLLDRIHELLGRRVSLHLISSLQPHPANEKRGRLGKAAHLEKWVTKIKTSVTAEETAFGVTFDWDKSMGPPAAFVIKNHHRSQFYLKSLTLRNFPGGEGGPIHFVCNSWIYPSHRYRSYRVFFSNKAYLPSETPELVKELREEELKNLRGDEKEGELKEWDRVYDYAYYNDLGAPDKGPDSARPVLGGSPEFPYPRRGKTGRKPTKSDPKSESRLALLNLNIYVPRDERFSHVKFSDFLAYALKSVTQVLVPEIASLCDKTINEFDSFEDVFHLYDGSIKLANGHTISKLRDIIPWEMFRELVRNDGERFLKFPLPDVLKQSRSAWRTDEEFAREMLAGLNPVVISRLTLKDFPPKSYLDSAKYGNQHSSIRNEHIEPHMNGISVQEALEQNKLYILDHHDALMPYLTRINSTNTKTYATRTLLLLQEDGTLKPLAIELSLPHAQGESHGSVSKIFTPSEEGVEGSVWQLAKAYAAVNDSGYHQLISHWLQTHAVIEPFIIASNRQLSVVHPIYKLLHPHFRDTMNINALARHVLINSDGVLERTVFPSRYAMEMSSSIYKSWVFTDQALPKDLLKRGVAVEDPSSDNGVKLLIEDYPFAVDGLEIWSAIKTWVTEYCSFYYKNDRTVQTDTEIQSWWTELRTEGHSDIQNESWWPLMQTRDELIETCTIIIWIASALHAAVNFGQYPYAGFLPNRPTVSRRFMPEPGTKEYTELEENKEVAFLKTITPQLQTLLGISIIEILSMHSTDEIYLGQRDSPNWTADDEPLEAFNRFGKSLEVIENNIIRRNNDKRLKNRTGPVNIPYTLLYPNTTDYTREGGLTGKGIPNSVSI, from the exons ATGATCCATACCCATATCGCAGAGATCTTATGCGTCAAACCAAAGACAAAGAAGACAAAGACGGTGGAGGAAGATGTGAAGGACAAGAAGACCAAGAAGACAATGAAGATAGAAGGAGAAGTAGTTGTAATGAAGAAGAACCTTCTCGACTTCAAAGACACCATGGCTTCTCTTCTCGATCGAATCCATGAGCTTCTTGGTCGTCGTGTCTCTCTCCACCTCATCAGCTCTCTCCAACCTCACCCCG CCAATGAGAAGAGAGGAAGACTTGGAAAAGCAGCACATCTGGAAAAATGGGTGACAAAGATAAAAACGTCAGTAACCGCAGAAGAAACCGCGTTTGGTGTGACGTTTGATTGGGACAAGTCTATGGGACCACCGGCTGCGTTTGTGATCAAGAACCACCACCGTAGTCAATTCTACCTTAAGTCCCTCACTCTTCGCAACTTCCCTGGCGGTGAAGGCGGTCCCATACACTTCGTTTGCAATTCTTGGATCTATCCGAGCCATAGATACCGCTCCTACCGCGTTTTCTTCTCCAACAAG GCTTATCTTCCAAGCGAAACACCGGAGCTAGTTAAAGAGCTAAGAGAAGAAGAGCTAAAGAATCTAAGAGGAGACGAGAAAGAAGGAGAACTCAAAGAATGGGACAGAGTTTACGACTACGCTTATTACAACGACTTGGGTGCTCCCGACAAAGGTCCTGACTCAGCCCGTCCGGTTCTCGGCGGTTCACCTGAATTCCCTTATCCTCGCCGAGGAAAAACCGGCCGTAAACCAACCAAATCCG ACCCTAAGTCCGAGAGCAGGCTTGCATTACTAAACCTGAACATCTACGTACCTAGAGACGAGCGGTTTAGCCACGTGAAGTTCTCTGATTTCCTCGCGTACGCACTCAAGTCGGTGACTCAAGTACTCGTCCCTGAAATAGCCTCTCTTTGCGACAAGACTATCAACGAGTTTGACTCGTTCGAAGACGTTTTTCACCTCTATGACGGTAGTATTAAGCTCGCTAATGGTCACACCATTTCTAAGCTCCGTGATATTATTCCATGGGAGATGTTTCGTGAGCTCGTTCGCAATGATGGAGAACGGTTCTTGAAGTTTCCCTTGCCTGACGTCCTCAAAc AGAGTAGATCAGCTTGGAGAACCGATGAAGAGTTTGCGAGAGAAATGCTTGCTGGACTCAATCCGGTGGTTATAAGTCGTCTCACTCTCAAG GATTTTCCTCCGAAGAGTTATCTAGATTCTGCAAAATATGGAAACCAACATAGTTCTATACGAAACGAGCACATAGAACCACACATGAACGGTATAAGTGTACAAGAA GCTTTGGAACAGAACAAGCTATACATATTGGATCACCATGACGCACTGATGCCATACTTGACACGGATAAACTCAACAAACACTAAAACCTATGCGACCCGAACGCTTCTGTTGCTTCAAGAAGACGGAACACTGAAGCCTCTAGCCATAGAGCTGAGTCTTCCACACGCACAAGGTGAATCGCACGGATCTGTGAGCAAAATCTTCACACCATCAGAAGAAGGCGTCGAGGGATCGGTTTGGCAGCTTGCCAAGGCTTACGCCGCGGTTAATGACTCCGGTTATCACCAGCTTATAAGCCACTG GTTGCAGACTCATGCAGTGATTGAACCGTTCATAATCGCTTCAAATAGGCAACTCAGTGTGGTCCATCCGATCTATAAGCTTCTCCATCCTCATTTCCGTGACACGATGAACATCAACGCATTGGCGCGACATGTCCTCATAAACTCTGATGGAGTTCTGGAGAGAACGGTGTTCCCTAGTCGTTACGCCATGGAGATGTCTTCTTCCATTTATAAGAGCTGGGTGTTCACTGATCAGGCTCTCCCCAAAGATCTCCTTAAACG AGGAGTTGCTGTTGAAGATCCGAGCAGCGATAACGGAGTTAAACTTCTGATAGAGGACTATCCATTCGCAGTGGACGGCTTAGAGATTTGGTCAGCGATCAAGACGTGGGTGACAGAGTACTGCTCATTCTATTACAAGAATGACAGAACCGTCCAAACCGATACAGAGATCCAATCATGGTGGACCGAGCTTCGAACCGAAGGTCACAGCGATATACAAAACGAGTCATGGTGGCCGTTGATGCAAACCCGCGACGAACTCATCGAAACATGCACCATCATCATCTGGATCGCCTCTGCTCTTCACGCAGCAGTCAACTTCGGACAATACCCTTACGCTGGTTTTCTCCCAAACCGACCTACCGTCAGCCGTCGGTTCATGCCTGAACCGGGTACGAAAGAGTACACTGAGCTGGAGGAAAACAAGGAAGTGGCGTTCTTGAAGACCATCACGCCGCAGTTACAAACTCTGCTTGGTATCTCCATCATTGAGATTTTGTCTATGCATTCGACGGACGAGATTTACTTAGGGCAGAGAGATTCACCGAACTGGACGGCGGATGATGAGCCTTTAGAGGCGTTCAACCGGTTTGGGAAGAGTTTAGAAGTGATAGAGAACAATATTATAAGGAGAAACAACGATAAGAGGTTGAAGAACCGGACCGGACCGGTTAACATACCATACACTCTCTTGTACCCGAACACTACGGATTATACAAGGGAAGGTGGACTTACTGGTAAAGGAATTCCAAACAGTGTCTCTATCTAG
- the LOC130501453 gene encoding uncharacterized protein LOC130501453 produces the protein MSKLASCRQNGDAVIDYYGRLAKMWEELQTYRPPPACTCDAAVLYEKEREDERVHQFVMGLDESRFGHIVTAIIEADVLPDLGKVYNKVVREEDRLNSAKSREQQQEAVGFATRRDGSGGETGRGGSRDESASQFPQNRGRDRNCSHCGRSGHDKSNCWQLVGYPEWFTERGGRGTRGASRGGGRGGLSRGRGQSNTAYATNANPSERSASDLTPEQWRAITQILNEKPSTSDKMSGPVFEDADWSR, from the exons ATGTCGAAGTTGGCTTCCTGCAGACAAAACGGTGATGCGGTGATTGATTACTATGGAAGATTGGCTAAGATGTGGGAGGAGTTGCAGACCTACAGGCCACCTCCGGCTTGTACGTGTGATGCAGCAGTCTTATACGAAAAGGAGAGAGAGGATGAAAGAGTTCATCAGTTCGTAATGGGACTTGATGAATCAAGGTTTGGTCATATTGTCACAGCTATTATCGAGGCTGATGTTCTGCCTGACCTTGGTAAGGTATACAACAAGGTTGTTCGAGAGGAAGATCGACTGAATTCTGCTAAGAGTCGTGAACAACAACAGGAAGCAGTTGGTTTTGCAACTAGACGAGACGGAAGTGGCGGAGAGACAGGACGGGGTGGCTCGCGTGATGAGTCAGCGTCTCAGTTTCCGCAGAACAGAGGAAGAGACAGAAACTGTTCACATTGTGGGAGAAGTGGTCATGATAAGAGTAACTGTTGGCAACTTGTCGGATATCCCGAGTGGTTCACAGAGAGAGGAGGCAGAGGAACTCGCGGGGCTAGTAGAGGAGGAGGACGTGGCGGTCTTTCACGAGGAAGAGGCCAGTCAAATACAGCCTACGCGACGAATGCAAATCCAAGTGAGCGTTCTGCAAGTGACCTCACACCTGAGCAATGGCGTGCGATTACTCAGATTCTGAACGAGAAGCCTTCTACTTCTGACAAGATGTCTG GACCGGTGTTCGAGGACGCTGATTGGAGCAGGTGA